The window taggctgtgttcacttcatggaatggaatgagggtagaatgaaatgaaaaattatatagaagttttaaggAGAGAAaggaaaatatgaaataatagtgacaaaatatgaacgtagttaaatttcttgtgagaaagattgtgaagCAACATGATGTaaaaatggaatgagcattccttccaaaacatgtgggttagagttatagttaaaatagtaagattggaatgattgaaggaatgaaaatatatacattttctttgatcaacaccattttagagtacaaaatttattccattctcccttcattccattcactccaagtgaacacaaccgtAATCTTGCCAGTTTTGCTAATGTTGGAAGCATATCAGTCTGTTATAGTGTGGGCAGGTCTTAGTCCATCTCATACGTTctcaattcaaattaaaaattaatttatgtctTGTGGTGATTAGATAACTGGAGTGAGAAGGCCATTCGAAGGAAGACAACTGGAACTGGTCGTATGAGGTACCTCCGCCATGTTCCCCGTAGATTCAAGTCCAACTTCAGAGAAGGTAAATCCCTTCCCCCTTCCCTCCTCTAGATAGCTGTTTTTGCTTTGCAGAAGATAATCTTGTTTCTTTACTGTTTTTTTTAAGGTACCCAAGCAACTCCACGAAGCAAGGGAGCTGCCCCAGCATCTTAAGGTTTTATCTTCTGCAGAAGACAATTTTAGCAGTTAGAACAAGTTGAGACATTAAATTGCTGCCTTAGTTGAGACACTAAATTCCAATATTGTATTTGGATGATTAAATTTATACTCTCTTGCGTGCTCATATAAAAACCAACCTGCTTTGTTTTTCTAAGCTTTGCCGTTTATTGTGATTTAGTTTGATTATGCACtttggaaaaatatttactGCATTATCGTTTTTGTTCCCAAAGATAAAAGAACAAAATTTTAAGGTATTTTTTTTCCCGAAGATGGATGTAGCCTTTGTTTTTTCCCCTTGTAATGGAAGGTGGAAATGCgcattttttgaaactttggttTATATGATCTTCTTACGTGTGTGCTTGCTATATTATTGTAGAATTTCACTGTATAACATAGAACTTTTTTCAATCTGACAGTATTGTACCAAGAGGGTTCTTGATATACGTGACCATGACCATTTAAACAATCAATCATCCATAGTAACACTGATTCcacaatttattttttacacTTGGCCCACTCTGAAAGGTATTTACCATTACAAAAAGGCAATATTAAGCCTTGTTCACCAATGGCCTTGAGTTAAATGTTGACTGAGATTTCCTGCCATCAGTTTTGCTGATCAGAGATATAATGACAATTTCTTGGCTGAGATCAGTGTGTTATCAATTAAATGTACAAGATAGGATATTAGCCACAAAGATGTGCTGCTTAGTTTGAACACAACTTATTTCTAGGTTGTCAAAAGCTATTGTGTCACTTCAATATCTGCACAAGTTGAGACCGGAGGGATGCCAAAAAGTGCGAAGCATGAAACCCGATCAGAACGGGACCTGAAAGGTATAATCTGACCCTGCTTCCAGCCTTAATGGGTCTATTGATTTTCATCTTCTCAAAAGGTGGCATGGAATGATTTGACCCGATCCACGTAACATCAGCAATGCAGAGGATCTCTTTCATTTATATGGTCCAGTTTTTTGTTACACCATAAGTGAGCTTCCTGAGAAATATGACTTTGCTCGTTCAGTGCAAGAGTACTTTGCTTGCGTGATACCTCATCTATAAGGGGCTTTCAAAAAATAtgactcggctcgtttaatgtAAGTTCATTTGCTATATATTTGTAGGACCCAATAAATGTCAGAAGTACAGAAATGTGTGGaagtaatattaattttttttaaaataactaaaatgGGTTTGGACCCATGGACACCTTAACCACTTGAGGTGGTAACTTCCAACACtaaaaaatacacaaaattaGGAGTCAAGTCACTTGACATGATACTTTAAcaccaaaaatatacaaaaataggAATTTAATTACTTGACGGGATCTAAAAACTTAGTCACTTGACGGGAATCGAGGAGCAGAACTCAGAGTCTAGTCAAGTGACGTGGATCTAGAAGGTAAGTGATCCCGATGGTATGGATGTTGTTAGAGATCTCAATCGATCTATCAAAACACGCTTGGTTTGAAATCTGGaagattcaaataaaatttgaatattaaaaatatacttaCGGGATTTTCAAAATAAGTCcagactttttaaaaaaatctcaaaatagcAGCCAACAAGATGACACATAATTGAGATGGGTTCAATAATTGAAtcatttatgaaataaaatttaagataattTATCCCAAATTGAACTTTAATCATTGTTGAATTTGCCTCCCAAAAATTTCCTCACTCAAAAATagaatcatttataatatactactatataaattgcatgataagctGGGCAGCAAGTCATTGTATATTAC of the Daucus carota subsp. sativus chromosome 4, DH1 v3.0, whole genome shotgun sequence genome contains:
- the LOC108216561 gene encoding large ribosomal subunit protein eL37z, encoding MGKAGKGTGSFGKRRNKTHTLCVRCGRRSFHLQKSRCSACAYPAARVRKYNWSEKAIRRKTTGTGRMRYLRHVPRRFKSNFREGTQATPRSKGAAPAS